In Castanea sativa cultivar Marrone di Chiusa Pesio chromosome 6, ASM4071231v1, a single window of DNA contains:
- the LOC142638382 gene encoding putative protein phosphatase 2C 58, producing MTGREILHKIKVKAFGSSDTGKGKSKVSHHITHGFHMVKGKSNHAMEDYVVSEFKQANNNKELGLFAIFDGHSGHDVANYLQRNLFENILKQDDFWTETETALRRAYRMTDDEILEKALVLGRGGSTAVTGILINGEKLVVANVGDSRAVICKNGVAKQLSIDHEPSKEKRLIESRGGFVTNLPGDVPRVDGQLAVARAFGDRSLKIHLSSEPDVTVEEITDDMESIIFASDGIWKVMSNQDAVDSIKTIKDAQLAAKHLIEVALSKKSKDDISCIVVKFQ from the exons ATGACTGGAAGAGAAATCCTCCACAAGATAAAG GTGAAGGCCTTTGGTTCATCTGACACAGGAAAAGGCAAAAGCAAAGTGTCGCATCACATCACACATGGCTTTCACATGGTAAAGGGAAAATCAAATCATGCTATGGAAGATTATGTGGTTTCTGAATTCAAGCAAGCCAATAATAACAAAGAGTTGGGCTTATTTGCAATATTTGATGGCCATTCAGGCCATGATGTTGCAAACTACTTGCAAAGAAACctgtttgaaaatattttaaaacag GATGACTTCTGGACTGAAACAGAGACTGCTTTAAGGAGAGCTTATCGTATGACAGATGATGAGATATTGGAGAAAGCATTAGTATTGGGGAGAGGAGGTTCAACAGCAGTAACTGGGATACTGATCAATGGTGAAAAGCTTGTTGTTGCAAATGTAGGAGACTCTAGGGCTGTTATATGTAAGAATGGTGTGGCTAAACAACTCTCAATTGATCATGAGCCAAGCAAGGAGAAAAGGCTGATTGAGAGCCGTGGTGGTTTTGTAACCAACCTTCCAG GGGATGTCCCCCGTGTTGACGGACAGCTTGCTGTAGCAAGGGCATTTGGTGATaggagcttaaagatacacctTAGTTCGGAACCTGATGTAACAGTTGAGGAGATAACTGATGATATGGAGTCCATTATTTTTGCAAGTGATGGGATATGGAAG GTGATGTCAAACCAAGACGCTGTGGATTCAATTAAAACCATTAAGGATGCTCAGTTGGCAGCTAAGCATTTGATCGAGGTGGCTCTTTCTAAGAAGAGTAAGGATGACATATCCTGCATAGTTGTTAAGTTTCAATGA